The following proteins come from a genomic window of Mycobacterium sp. DL:
- a CDS encoding PIG-L family deacetylase: MNFQNAILVVAHPDDEILWFSSILSHCKGVLVCFGASFTSQQRWDSGRSALMEEYPLTKVRFLKLRESDAFATADWGNPKQVDSGLELPRGRSSVYEKNATRLLRVLEGELTHESLVVTHNPWGEYGHEEHVQVFRTLARLKQKIGFDLYVNSYVSNKSIQLMSKCAHSLDGNPSMRQTDKALAHRLRALYLENDCWTWIVDYDWPTYESFYRVIEPVDETVPGTRASVPLNYIPGNFNQSPLRKLASKALPTTVKSLIKHVSPGE; encoded by the coding sequence ATGAACTTTCAGAATGCCATTCTAGTCGTCGCCCATCCTGACGACGAAATCCTCTGGTTCAGTTCGATATTGAGCCACTGTAAAGGTGTTCTGGTCTGCTTCGGCGCATCGTTCACTTCTCAACAGCGTTGGGACAGCGGCAGGAGCGCCCTGATGGAAGAGTATCCTCTTACCAAGGTCAGATTCTTGAAGTTGAGAGAGTCCGACGCATTCGCGACCGCCGACTGGGGCAACCCGAAGCAGGTCGATTCAGGGCTGGAGCTACCGCGGGGCCGAAGCTCGGTCTATGAGAAGAACGCAACGAGACTCCTGCGTGTTCTCGAGGGGGAGCTGACCCACGAATCTTTGGTAGTCACACACAACCCGTGGGGCGAGTACGGACATGAAGAACATGTCCAAGTCTTTCGAACGCTGGCGAGACTAAAGCAAAAGATCGGATTCGATCTCTATGTGAACAGTTATGTGAGTAACAAGAGTATCCAACTGATGTCGAAGTGTGCACATTCATTGGATGGCAATCCCTCTATGCGCCAGACCGATAAGGCTCTGGCTCACAGACTGAGGGCCCTGTATCTGGAAAACGACTGCTGGACCTGGATCGTCGACTACGACTGGCCTACGTATGAGTCGTTCTATCGTGTCATCGAGCCAGTCGACGAGACCGTGCCGGGAACCCGGGCCAGCGTCCCTCTGAATTACATTCCTGGTAATTTCAATCAGAGCCCACTACGCAAGCTCGCCAGCAAGGCTCTACCCACAACGGTGAAGTCGCTGATCAAACACGTTTCCCCAGGCGAGTAG
- a CDS encoding polysaccharide biosynthesis tyrosine autokinase: protein MANYLVIAVFAEAVAAIESVKTEGGSQLSMRENLQLLSHGKWWIAAGLVFGMLAGQWIALTTVPSYVASTTLYFSAIEGGGEPGQVYQGALLAEQKARAYAQLMLSGRVLDEVANDTTGPCQPGCGPIDASAITVQSSAGNPTLVVKVTDSSPERAAMVANTLAEKTSILVEELERPRDRRLSTVTTLRVVAPAEVPTTPSSPNLKLDVVVGGLVGTFLGLMAALIRRNLDKSVRTREDLEELTGLTLLGTIPDDKRSRSASILPDEPRGQIAEAVRQLRVNLRSAGLGSSCRSMLVTSAVAGEGKTQIVCNLAAAIGLEGDRVLLIDANLRQPRVGNFLRVDPPLGLSTVLHGDCRLEEAVQSWRGGLFDLLTSGPIPENPSELLGSIELMLNEVESRYDVILIDSPALLPVADASVLARACDAALLVVKHGRTSASDVNDALAALRAVSARVLGCAFSAGPKRKRALPATDPELQGQPTRSQVRQEVPVHTATSPNGQQSDEGTHGRLANSDRIPKVP, encoded by the coding sequence ATGGCTAATTATCTTGTCATTGCTGTCTTTGCAGAAGCGGTCGCAGCGATCGAGTCGGTGAAGACGGAAGGGGGATCTCAATTGTCTATGCGTGAGAACCTGCAGCTTCTGAGTCACGGGAAATGGTGGATCGCTGCCGGCCTGGTCTTCGGGATGCTGGCGGGTCAATGGATTGCACTGACCACCGTCCCCTCTTACGTCGCGAGCACCACGCTGTACTTCTCCGCAATCGAAGGTGGCGGCGAACCCGGCCAGGTGTATCAAGGGGCCCTGCTTGCTGAGCAGAAGGCCCGCGCCTACGCCCAGTTGATGCTCAGTGGGCGTGTCCTCGACGAGGTCGCCAACGACACGACCGGCCCTTGCCAACCCGGTTGCGGCCCAATCGATGCGAGCGCAATCACCGTTCAATCCAGCGCCGGAAACCCGACGTTGGTCGTCAAGGTCACCGATTCGTCCCCGGAACGCGCCGCGATGGTGGCCAACACCCTCGCCGAGAAGACCTCCATCCTCGTCGAAGAGCTTGAGCGACCACGCGATCGACGACTCTCGACGGTCACGACATTGCGGGTGGTCGCCCCCGCTGAGGTGCCAACGACGCCGTCATCTCCCAACCTCAAGCTCGATGTCGTCGTGGGCGGGCTGGTCGGCACCTTCCTCGGGCTCATGGCTGCCCTCATCCGGCGCAACCTCGACAAGTCGGTGCGCACCCGGGAAGATCTGGAGGAACTCACGGGGCTGACCCTGCTCGGGACCATCCCAGACGACAAGCGGTCGCGGAGCGCAAGCATCCTTCCTGATGAACCGCGGGGGCAGATCGCGGAAGCTGTGCGCCAACTACGGGTAAACCTTCGTTCGGCCGGTTTGGGTAGCAGCTGCAGAAGCATGCTCGTGACGAGCGCGGTTGCAGGGGAGGGAAAGACACAAATCGTGTGCAACCTCGCCGCCGCGATCGGTCTGGAGGGCGACCGGGTCCTTCTCATCGATGCAAACCTGCGCCAGCCCCGCGTCGGCAATTTCCTTCGCGTAGATCCGCCGCTCGGCCTCAGCACAGTCCTTCATGGCGATTGCCGGCTGGAAGAGGCAGTCCAGTCGTGGCGGGGCGGCCTGTTCGATCTCCTCACGAGTGGGCCGATACCGGAAAACCCGAGCGAGCTACTCGGTTCAATCGAATTGATGCTCAATGAAGTCGAGAGTCGTTACGACGTGATCTTGATCGACTCGCCGGCATTGTTGCCGGTGGCCGATGCGAGTGTGCTCGCTCGCGCGTGCGACGCCGCGTTGCTCGTCGTCAAGCACGGCCGTACTTCTGCTTCAGACGTCAACGATGCTCTCGCAGCTCTGCGAGCGGTATCGGCACGTGTGCTCGGCTGTGCGTTCTCGGCAGGGCCAAAGCGGAAGCGGGCGTTGCCTGCCACGGATCCGGAACTCCAGGGCCAACCTACGAGATCACAAGTTCGGCAAGAGGTTCCGGTGCACACCGCGACCAGCCCGAATGGCCAGCAGAGCGACGAAGGCACTCACGGACGTCTTGCCAATAGTGACCGCATACCGAAGGTGCCGTAA
- a CDS encoding GNAT family N-acetyltransferase, with amino-acid sequence MAWKLVDFGKLDAAELNSWQQVRAADPSLDSPFFHPSFATAVHTVFGDVQVATHDHEERLWYPVQVTRRVARPVGWPAADFQGPVAAPGVRVDPLEMVRTIGLRAFTFDNLLEQRTEFAPWVEGRYPSPFMDTTGGLDAYLSRVSKAGRDKMSRVRRRTDRAARELGEVRLVWDAQDPDLLDRLIEIKRAQYAKTGALDFFALPGRRELMHRLLTTRVEGFGGTLSAIYADETLLAAHFGLRDRGVLHWWFPVFEPSQAEFAPGWILLRELIKMAPENGLNRIDLGRGEEDYKRRAMTGSVAVCEGEVPADMIRRRMRLARRAALEGLKSSPLGPSLRAAKDRVLRARGGRGAGRLPRPAA; translated from the coding sequence GTGGCCTGGAAATTGGTCGATTTCGGGAAGCTGGATGCGGCGGAACTCAATTCGTGGCAGCAGGTGCGCGCGGCAGATCCATCGCTGGACAGCCCGTTCTTTCACCCGTCCTTCGCGACGGCGGTGCACACGGTATTCGGTGACGTCCAGGTAGCCACCCACGACCACGAGGAACGGCTGTGGTACCCCGTTCAAGTGACCCGGCGCGTGGCGCGGCCCGTCGGCTGGCCGGCGGCCGACTTTCAAGGTCCAGTCGCGGCCCCGGGCGTCCGTGTCGACCCGCTGGAAATGGTACGGACGATCGGGTTGCGCGCCTTCACGTTTGACAATCTCTTGGAGCAGCGCACCGAGTTCGCGCCGTGGGTCGAGGGGCGCTATCCGTCGCCGTTCATGGACACCACAGGCGGTCTGGACGCCTACCTGTCGCGGGTCAGCAAGGCGGGCCGGGACAAGATGTCGCGGGTACGCCGGCGAACGGACAGGGCCGCTCGCGAACTGGGGGAAGTGCGCCTGGTGTGGGACGCCCAGGACCCGGACCTGCTGGATCGGCTCATCGAGATCAAGCGGGCGCAGTATGCGAAGACCGGCGCGCTCGACTTCTTCGCCTTGCCAGGCCGCCGGGAGCTCATGCACCGCCTGCTGACGACCAGGGTGGAGGGCTTCGGAGGAACGCTGTCCGCAATCTATGCCGACGAGACGCTGCTGGCCGCACATTTCGGGCTTCGCGACCGCGGCGTGCTGCATTGGTGGTTCCCGGTGTTCGAGCCGTCGCAAGCGGAATTTGCGCCCGGGTGGATCCTGCTGCGCGAGTTGATCAAAATGGCCCCGGAAAACGGGTTGAACCGCATCGACCTGGGTCGTGGCGAGGAAGACTACAAACGCCGCGCGATGACCGGTTCGGTAGCGGTATGCGAGGGCGAGGTGCCTGCGGACATGATCCGCCGCCGGATGAGGCTGGCGCGACGCGCTGCCCTCGAAGGCCTCAAGTCATCACCACTGGGGCCGTCGTTGCGCGCGGCGAAGGACCGGGTGTTGCGCGCGCGCGGGGGGCGCGGCGCAGGCCGCCTGCCCCGGCCGGCGGCCTGA
- a CDS encoding VanZ family protein, with product MEDSQISLSTGARAPLTVIAPAGESFSILTSVLPWFLPGLAITIAIALALAGRVARRLCTRRSIAFLLLMGVGVAISATIPPDSDGFIGETSAFGRCDFGRTGFASLSHYLYLGETSLNVILFVPLGLAVGLVDRSPATAWLLLAVLALPPSIEAIQSLAPMLGRGCQSGDVVDNLCGLGIGLALGVMLSVIRAHRTTR from the coding sequence GTGGAGGACTCGCAGATATCGCTTTCAACGGGCGCTCGGGCACCGCTCACGGTGATCGCTCCGGCCGGCGAGTCCTTCAGTATCCTCACGAGCGTCCTGCCGTGGTTCCTCCCCGGGCTGGCCATCACGATCGCGATCGCACTCGCGCTTGCCGGCCGTGTGGCACGGCGCCTATGCACCCGCAGGTCGATCGCGTTCCTTCTCCTCATGGGGGTGGGTGTCGCAATCTCGGCGACGATCCCACCGGACTCCGATGGTTTCATCGGTGAAACGTCGGCGTTTGGCCGCTGCGATTTCGGGCGCACAGGATTCGCATCACTGTCCCACTACCTATACCTCGGCGAGACCAGCCTCAATGTAATCCTGTTCGTACCGCTGGGCCTGGCGGTCGGACTCGTCGATCGATCACCGGCAACGGCATGGTTGCTGTTGGCTGTCCTTGCCTTGCCGCCATCCATCGAGGCAATCCAATCGCTGGCACCGATGCTCGGACGCGGTTGCCAGAGTGGGGATGTCGTCGACAACCTCTGCGGGCTCGGCATCGGACTCGCGCTGGGCGTAATGCTGTCAGTCATTCGAGCACACCGGACCACACGCTGA
- a CDS encoding sugar transferase has translation MKRAVDVVGAAVALLILAVPMLVIACVVQIRLGSPVLFTQVRPGRDGVPFRMIKFRTMREATDAAGRTLPDEQRLTRLGQALRATSLDELPELWNVLRGDMSLVGPRPLLMAYLPLYTPVQARRHEVRPGITGWAQVNGRNALSWEEKFALDVWYVDHASCRVDLKIVVLTIWKTLSRDGITQQGHATMPDFTGSEPRQNVTRKVTGRQT, from the coding sequence ATGAAGCGCGCGGTCGACGTCGTCGGCGCCGCCGTAGCACTCTTGATCTTGGCCGTGCCGATGCTGGTGATCGCCTGCGTGGTGCAGATCCGCCTGGGAAGCCCGGTGCTGTTCACCCAGGTGCGGCCAGGCCGCGACGGCGTTCCGTTCCGCATGATTAAGTTCCGCACCATGCGCGAGGCGACTGACGCTGCGGGTCGCACGCTGCCAGATGAACAGCGCCTGACGCGCCTTGGGCAAGCATTGCGCGCCACGAGTCTCGACGAGTTGCCGGAACTCTGGAACGTGCTCCGTGGCGATATGAGTCTGGTCGGACCACGGCCGCTTTTGATGGCGTACCTGCCGCTCTACACGCCGGTGCAGGCGCGTCGGCATGAGGTACGCCCGGGGATCACCGGTTGGGCTCAGGTCAACGGCCGCAACGCGTTGAGCTGGGAAGAAAAGTTCGCGCTGGACGTCTGGTATGTCGACCACGCATCGTGCCGTGTCGACCTGAAGATTGTTGTCTTGACGATTTGGAAGACGCTCAGCCGTGATGGCATCACACAGCAGGGACACGCGACGATGCCTGACTTCACCGGTTCGGAACCCCGGCAAAACGTGACACGCAAAGTCACCGGCCGTCAGACATAA
- a CDS encoding ATP-grasp domain-containing protein, which yields MNVLLTCAGRRNYLVEFFRAALDGGGQVYAADCSKDAPALQEADRSFVVPPVTHPGYIEHMLELCHAQAVQVLVPLNDVELPLLARNRERFGVGGTLALVSSPDVIDTCFDKWATTRFLKSCGIASPSTYLTVREAQTALHQRKIAFPLVVKPRWGSASIGIVYVERAEDLAPAYQLIKHQLASTVLAEASSRDLDHAVLIQQRLPGQEFSLDVVNDLGGHHVATFARRKLAMRAGETDRAVTVDSHEFDRLGAVIGQQLGHTGNLDCDVFQTEDQLYVLELNPRFGGGYPFSHAAGADLPAALVAWASGTAHDPRWLHPRPGVTTAKTDRLVTMN from the coding sequence ATGAACGTGCTGTTGACATGTGCCGGCCGCCGGAACTACCTGGTGGAGTTCTTCCGAGCCGCGCTTGACGGGGGCGGGCAGGTGTACGCCGCCGACTGCAGCAAGGACGCTCCGGCACTGCAAGAAGCTGATCGCTCCTTCGTCGTGCCCCCGGTCACTCATCCCGGGTACATCGAGCACATGCTCGAGCTCTGTCACGCCCAGGCGGTCCAGGTTCTGGTGCCACTGAACGATGTGGAGCTCCCCCTGCTCGCCCGCAATCGCGAACGGTTCGGCGTCGGAGGAACGCTCGCGTTGGTGTCGTCGCCCGACGTCATCGATACCTGCTTCGACAAGTGGGCGACGACCCGCTTTCTGAAGAGTTGCGGTATTGCCAGCCCGAGCACCTATCTCACGGTGCGCGAGGCACAAACGGCCCTCCATCAGCGGAAGATCGCATTCCCGCTCGTGGTCAAGCCACGCTGGGGCAGCGCCTCCATCGGCATCGTGTACGTCGAGCGGGCCGAAGATCTGGCGCCGGCGTACCAGCTGATCAAGCATCAGCTGGCAAGTACCGTTCTCGCCGAGGCGAGTTCCCGCGATCTGGACCACGCCGTTTTGATCCAGCAACGCCTGCCGGGCCAGGAGTTCAGTCTCGACGTCGTGAACGACTTGGGCGGCCACCATGTCGCCACCTTTGCCCGCCGCAAGCTCGCGATGCGCGCTGGCGAGACGGACCGTGCCGTCACCGTCGACAGCCACGAATTTGATCGGCTAGGTGCCGTCATCGGCCAACAGCTCGGCCACACAGGCAATCTCGACTGTGACGTCTTTCAGACCGAAGATCAGCTGTATGTGCTGGAGCTCAACCCGCGCTTCGGTGGCGGCTACCCGTTCTCCCACGCGGCCGGCGCCGACCTACCGGCGGCACTCGTGGCATGGGCGTCCGGCACAGCGCACGACCCGCGCTGGTTGCATCCGCGTCCAGGGGTGACCACCGCCAAAACCGATCGGCTGGTGACTATGAACTGA
- a CDS encoding glycosyltransferase family 4 protein, with product MVRLVHVTTVPDSLAFFHGQVGYLKARGVDVWALSSPGEMLDQFATDEDIPVHGLAMARRITPLRDLATTARLWRWLREVRPDIVNAHTPKAGLLGMLGAWLARVPVRVYHLHGLPLMTATGLKRQLLRWTERVSCLLADQVLCVSASLRSVALAEGLCQPDKIKVLHHGSIKGVDAETVFNPAFLVGSVRAATRTRYGIPLEAEVIGFVGRVVRDKGLVQLVESWQTLSAERRQLHLLVVGPLEPQDPLPPEAEELLRTDSRIHLTGMQTDTPPLYAAMDVVVLPTYREGFGEVAIEAAAMELPVVASSVAGCVDAVQDGVTGTLVPPRDSAVLTEAIRGYLLDPDLRRRHGVAGRERVLREFRPEDIWDALYTEYTRLLRLHEYI from the coding sequence ATGGTTCGTCTCGTCCACGTCACCACGGTGCCCGATTCGCTCGCGTTCTTCCACGGGCAGGTCGGCTACCTAAAGGCGCGGGGCGTAGATGTGTGGGCACTGTCCTCGCCGGGCGAGATGCTCGACCAGTTCGCCACAGACGAGGACATCCCGGTCCACGGCCTGGCAATGGCGCGGCGTATCACGCCGCTGCGCGATCTGGCTACCACCGCCCGGCTGTGGCGCTGGCTGCGCGAGGTACGGCCCGACATCGTCAACGCCCACACGCCCAAAGCCGGGCTACTCGGCATGCTGGGGGCCTGGTTGGCGAGGGTACCGGTGCGGGTCTACCACCTGCACGGCTTGCCGCTCATGACGGCTACGGGGCTCAAACGGCAGCTGCTGCGGTGGACCGAGAGGGTCTCGTGCCTGCTGGCGGACCAGGTGCTCTGTGTCAGCGCCTCGCTCCGTTCGGTCGCGTTGGCGGAGGGTTTGTGCCAGCCGGACAAGATCAAGGTTCTCCACCACGGCAGCATCAAAGGCGTCGATGCCGAAACAGTTTTCAACCCAGCGTTTCTCGTCGGCTCAGTGCGTGCCGCCACCCGCACAAGATATGGCATCCCGCTCGAGGCGGAAGTCATCGGCTTCGTGGGCCGGGTGGTCCGTGACAAAGGGCTTGTCCAGCTGGTCGAGTCGTGGCAGACCCTTTCCGCGGAGCGCCGACAGTTGCACCTCTTGGTGGTCGGCCCCCTTGAGCCGCAGGATCCGTTACCTCCCGAGGCGGAGGAGCTGCTACGCACTGACTCGCGCATTCACCTGACTGGCATGCAAACCGACACGCCACCGCTGTACGCGGCGATGGATGTGGTGGTGCTGCCTACGTACCGAGAGGGATTCGGCGAGGTGGCGATCGAAGCCGCTGCGATGGAGCTGCCGGTCGTCGCCTCCTCGGTCGCTGGGTGTGTGGATGCCGTGCAGGACGGTGTGACAGGAACTCTGGTACCGCCTCGCGATTCAGCCGTCCTGACCGAAGCGATTCGCGGTTACCTGCTCGATCCGGATCTGCGGCGTCGGCATGGTGTGGCCGGGCGCGAACGAGTGCTGCGAGAGTTTCGGCCGGAGGACATCTGGGACGCGCTGTACACCGAATACACCCGGCTGCTGAGATTGCACGAATACATCTGA
- a CDS encoding GNAT family N-acetyltransferase, which produces MTSMVSDGIRLIRSSTGRRRVLEGIRVRLYWRRDAVGLRRDVSVPFAAPPAKIPVTVRRLRPDDDLAFIAEDPDLPPQEAAERDSRRELLRADIPTCWIAVDSEGTGCYMQWLIEARDNARIQAFWPGLFPELKPGEALLEAAYTGDGHRGKGIMAHAMALIAEQARDLGVQHVITFVSNDNIASLKGCERAGFAPYVNRRESWTLFRPRVRFQPLA; this is translated from the coding sequence ATGACTTCGATGGTGAGCGACGGCATTCGACTGATCCGCTCCAGCACCGGACGCCGCAGAGTGTTGGAGGGCATCCGAGTCCGGCTCTACTGGCGCCGCGATGCAGTCGGGCTGCGTCGAGACGTGAGTGTGCCCTTCGCCGCACCCCCGGCAAAGATCCCGGTCACTGTGCGGCGGTTACGGCCCGACGACGACCTCGCGTTCATAGCGGAAGATCCCGACCTCCCGCCACAGGAGGCGGCTGAGCGTGATTCCCGGCGCGAGCTCCTGAGGGCCGACATTCCAACGTGTTGGATCGCTGTGGATTCCGAGGGCACGGGGTGCTACATGCAATGGCTGATCGAGGCGCGCGACAACGCACGCATCCAGGCGTTCTGGCCAGGGTTGTTCCCCGAGCTCAAACCAGGCGAAGCGCTACTGGAGGCCGCCTACACGGGGGACGGCCATCGCGGAAAGGGGATCATGGCGCACGCTATGGCCCTGATCGCGGAACAAGCGCGCGACCTCGGTGTGCAGCACGTGATCACCTTTGTCAGTAATGACAACATTGCGTCGCTGAAGGGTTGCGAGAGAGCCGGGTTCGCCCCTTATGTCAATCGCCGGGAAAGCTGGACCCTGTTCCGGCCGCGTGTCCGCTTCCAGCCTCTTGCCTGA